In a single window of the Necator americanus strain Aroian chromosome X, whole genome shotgun sequence genome:
- a CDS encoding hypothetical protein (NECATOR_CHRX.G25644.T1) translates to MARRHRFDGLVRERSTGNLEEGRSVTNASREFSIADTIVSRVLEVFRTTDTAARMGRVGWPRTLQIKIISILIKTTPSKFTSTILMYVYQ, encoded by the exons ATGGCTCGGAGACATCGTTTTGATGGCTTAGTGCGGGAAAGAAGCACAGGGAATCTGGAAGAAGGACGAAGTGTGACGAATGCATCTCGGGAGTTTAGTATTGCTGACACCATCGTTTCTCGTGTATTAGAAGTTTTCCGAACAACAGACACGGCTGCTCGAATGGGAAGAGTTGGTTGGCCACG GactttacaaataaaaattatatcaATTCTAATAAAAACTACTCCTTCAAAATTTACTTCGACGATACTTATGTACGTTTAccaatga
- a CDS encoding hypothetical protein (NECATOR_CHRX.G25641.T1) → MESDLKEELNRRAAWAAFAAVREATDQLTDQDLRAHLFVSTVLPSLCYAAETWADTAASSRKPLTTHRALERCFLKFNLHIQHLARLRSSDLRGMSRLRDPAEYISKAKHRWAGHIMRRIDDRWTKRTLEWIPRDSKRPRGRPPTRWGDVFATRMDQLRAQLDTALGPRQHHSRNLRTFWLTMARERSEWKRCWGPHVQ, encoded by the coding sequence ATGGAAagcgacttgaaggaagaacttaATAgaagagcagcatgggcagcattcgcagccgtcagggaagctacggaccaactcacggaccaagatcttcgtgcccatctgttcgtctcgacagtccttccatcgctctgttacgcagcggagacgtgggcagacaccgcggcctcGTCTAGGAAGccacttactacccacagagcccttgagagatgttttctgaagtttaacctgCACATACAACACCTAGCccgtcttcgcagctccgacttaagagggatgtcccgtcttcgcgatccagcggaatatatatcgaaagcaaagcatagatgggccggtcacattatgagaagaatcgacgatagatggaccaAAAGGAcactagagtggatcccaagagattctaaacgccctcgaggaagaccgccaacgagatggggtgatgtgttcgctacacggatggatcagctgagagctcaACTGGATACGGCTTTAGGACCTCGCCAAcatcactcacgaaacttgagaacattttgGCTGACAATGGCAAGGGAACGAagcgagtggaagagatgctggggcccgcacgtccaatga
- a CDS encoding hypothetical protein (NECATOR_CHRX.G25643.T2): MSEVSNSFSAWETLPKDEPPLCIAVRRPESPPRHYEAVRRRPVVKAKLAVARLLSSRKSLFAAPAYSLPQYCPCTLGPAVSDAGRYGDRAYQISRDCSTGDQVQKERRTTDERRHARHSRREGSVAKYRRCWFCCASVIHLVDSHEFLSPRLAILRLRILRQKPISSINCYSPTLAADESELEAFYEELEEVMRNEKTFYKFVVGDFNAKLGKATEEEYRIGRFELGDLNVRLVQRSTTYSPTGGDVHLTSQ; the protein is encoded by the exons atgtcggaagTGTCGAACTCTTTCTcggcttgggagaccctgccgaaGGACGAACCTCctctgtgcatcgcagttcgacgcccagagtcacctccacgccactatgaggcg gttcggcgacgacctgtggtgaaagctaagctcgccgtggcaagGCTGCTTAGTTCgaggaaaagtctttttgccgctccagcatattcattgCCTCAGTACTgcccctgcacactgggccctgccgtctcagacgctggacggtatggcgaccg agcgtatcaaatttcacgtgattgctctacaggagaccaagtgcagaaggagcgacgtacgacagatgaacgACGGCACGCTCGTCATTCGCGGAGAGAAGGCTCCGTCGCGAAAtataggcggtgttggttttgttgtgcatctgtcatccatcttgtcgattctcacgaattcctgtcacctcgtctggccattcttcgcctccgcatTTTGCGCCAGAAACCCATCAGTagcatcaactgctactcaccaacgttagcagctgatgaatccgaattggaggcgttttacgaggagctggaggaagtgatgCGCAACGAGAAgaccttctacaaattcgttgtcggagacttcaacgcaaaactaggaaaggctacagaagaggaatataGAATTGGAAGATTTGAACTAGGGGACCTAAATGTGCGACTCGTGcagagatcgaccacatactcaccaaccggaggtgatGTCCATTTGACTTCTCAGTAG
- a CDS encoding hypothetical protein (NECATOR_CHRX.G25645.T1), with amino-acid sequence MVTSSRLGQSDDVILNLLGLHSGVSEAAVKRLSIVEEFLSTIAYSHFESASMAHLPKFAASTEQRIAELQEELRLVEAGEHPKFLEKLREFQQKQADEIEMIDIMYEREKEEIERKFRLEHAAIQRELKEREDDLVQALLLEVDDRIRFIEAEVAVLDVAGPACPTFSMNKKCLRRRPHDTPTSSEKKKARTNAPAIIHLLPEHIIAEDVRLLVPAESIPSVVQHHKVSMENGKLIYEGKTYQRGQALVVQTENYGAFAGMILSICDQYIQFRSTVPGDTRQVLATMDDLESGRVILRKKIV; translated from the exons atggtgacgtcgtctcgtctcggtcagtccgatgacgtcatacttaatcttcttggattgcac AGTGGCGTTTCGGAAGCAGCTGTCAAAAGATTATCAATTGTGGAAGAGTTTCTCTCAACAATTGCTTATT CACACTTTGAATCTGCTAGTATGGCGCATCTTCCGAAATTCGCCGCCTCCAC CGAACAACGCATAGCTGAACTCCAAGAAGAGCTAAGGCTAGTCGAAGCCGGCGAGCAtccgaaatttctggaaaaattacgtgaatttcagcaaaaacaGGCGGACGAAATTGAAATGATAGACATCATGTATGAG agggagaaagaagaaattgaaagaaagttCCGCCTCGAACATGCGGCAATTCAACGAGAATTAAAAGAGAGGGAGGATGATCTAGTTCAG GCTTTGCTACTGGAAGTCGATGACCGAATTCGATTTATTGAAGCCGAAGTAGCGGTACTAGACGTAGCAGGTCCCGCATGTCCAACCTTTAGTATGAACAAGAAATGTCTTCGTCG TCGACCTCATGACACTCCAACATcaagtgaaaagaagaaagctcGTACCAACGCTCCCGCGATTATACATTTACTACCAGAGCATATAATTGCAGAAGATGTTCGACTG CTTGTACCCGCAGAAAGTATTCCTAGCGTTGTTCAGCACCACAAGGTCAGCATGGAGAATGGAAAGCTGATATACGAAGGCAAAAC GTATCAACGTGGACAAGCTTTGGTTGTTCAAACGGAAAATTACGGTGCATTTGCTGGAATGATATTGTCAATATGCGATCAATATATTCAATTCAGATCCACTGTTCCAG GAGATACTCGACAAGTGCTGGCCACAATGGACGATTTGGAAAGTGGACGAGTGAtacttagaaagaaaattgtctga
- a CDS encoding hypothetical protein (NECATOR_CHRX.G25642.T2) → MSEVSNSFSAWETLPKDEPPLCIAVRRPESPPRHYEAHIHCLSTERRHARHSRREGSVAKYRRCWFCCASVIHLVDSHEFLSPRLAILRLRILRQKPISSINCYSPTLAADESELEAFYEELEEVMRNEKTFYKFVVGDFNAKLGKATEEEYRIGRFELGDLNVRLVQRSTTYSPTGGDVHLTSQ, encoded by the exons atgtcggaagTGTCGAACTCTTTCTcggcttgggagaccctgccgaaGGACGAACCTCctctgtgcatcgcagttcgacgcccagagtcacctccacgccactatgaggcg catattcattgCCTCAGTACTGAACGACGGCACGCTCGTCATTCGCGGAGAGAAGGCTCCGTCGCGAAAtataggcggtgttggttttgttgtgcatctgtcatccatcttgtcgattctcacgaattcctgtcacctcgtctggccattcttcgcctccgcatTTTGCGCCAGAAACCCATCAGTagcatcaactgctactcaccaacgttagcagctgatgaatccgaattggaggcgttttacgaggagctggaggaagtgatgCGCAACGAGAAgaccttctacaaattcgttgtcggagacttcaacgcaaaactaggaaaggctacagaagaggaatataGAATTGGAAGATTTGAACTAGGGGACCTAAATGTGCGACTCGTGcagagatcgaccacatactcaccaaccggaggtgatGTCCATTTGACTTCTCAGTAG
- a CDS encoding hypothetical protein (NECATOR_CHRX.G25645.T2), translating into MVRSHIELWHNSDVHQAEPFIDDDVVYFITVSSTGVAFRKQLSKDYQLWKSFSQQLLIHTLNLLVWRIFRNSPPPRGFFGEQRIAELQEELRLVEAGEHPKFLEKLREFQQKQADEIEMIDIMYEREKEEIERKFRLEHAAIQRELKEREDDLVQALLLEVDDRIRFIEAEVAVLDVAGPACPTFSMNKKCLRRRPHDTPTSSEKKKARTNAPAIIHLLPEHIIAEDVRLLVPAESIPSVVQHHKVSMENGKLIYEGKTYQRGQALVVQTENYGAFAGMILSICDQYIQFRSTVPGDTRQVLATMDDLESGRVILRKKIV; encoded by the exons atggtccgatcccatatagaactttggcacaacagcgacgtccatcaggcagaaccttttattgacgacgatgtggtctatttcattacggtatcctccaccgg AGTGGCGTTTCGGAAGCAGCTGTCAAAAGATTATCAATTGTGGAAGAGTTTCTCTCAACAATTGCTTATT CACACTTTGAATCTGCTAGTATGGCGCATCTTCCGAAATTCGCCGCCTCCACGTGGGTTTTTCGG CGAACAACGCATAGCTGAACTCCAAGAAGAGCTAAGGCTAGTCGAAGCCGGCGAGCAtccgaaatttctggaaaaattacgtgaatttcagcaaaaacaGGCGGACGAAATTGAAATGATAGACATCATGTATGAG agggagaaagaagaaattgaaagaaagttCCGCCTCGAACATGCGGCAATTCAACGAGAATTAAAAGAGAGGGAGGATGATCTAGTTCAG GCTTTGCTACTGGAAGTCGATGACCGAATTCGATTTATTGAAGCCGAAGTAGCGGTACTAGACGTAGCAGGTCCCGCATGTCCAACCTTTAGTATGAACAAGAAATGTCTTCGTCG TCGACCTCATGACACTCCAACATcaagtgaaaagaagaaagctcGTACCAACGCTCCCGCGATTATACATTTACTACCAGAGCATATAATTGCAGAAGATGTTCGACTG CTTGTACCCGCAGAAAGTATTCCTAGCGTTGTTCAGCACCACAAGGTCAGCATGGAGAATGGAAAGCTGATATACGAAGGCAAAAC GTATCAACGTGGACAAGCTTTGGTTGTTCAAACGGAAAATTACGGTGCATTTGCTGGAATGATATTGTCAATATGCGATCAATATATTCAATTCAGATCCACTGTTCCAG GAGATACTCGACAAGTGCTGGCCACAATGGACGATTTGGAAAGTGGACGAGTGAtacttagaaagaaaattgtctga
- a CDS encoding hypothetical protein (NECATOR_CHRX.G25643.T1): MSEVSNSFSAWETLPKDEPPLCIAVRRPESPPRHYEAVSFLNGGGNFLYWKPVAFGVLRLLYLRVNCQDSPPSWQSVAGGSLIHIGDQVQKERRTTDERRHARHSRREGSVAKYRRCWFCCASVIHLVDSHEFLSPRLAILRLRILRQKPISSINCYSPTLAADESELEAFYEELEEVMRNEKTFYKFVVGDFNAKLGKATEEEYRIGRFELGDLNVRLVQRSTTYSPTGGDVHLTSQ, translated from the exons atgtcggaagTGTCGAACTCTTTCTcggcttgggagaccctgccgaaGGACGAACCTCctctgtgcatcgcagttcgacgcccagagtcacctccacgccactatgaggcg GTTTCTTTCCTAAATGGTGGTGGAAATTTCTTGTATTGGAAACCAGTTGCTTTTGGTGTACTAAGACTACTGTACCTAAGAGTAAACTGccaagattcaccaccgtcttggcaaagtGTCGCAGGTGGCTCgttgatccatatag gagaccaagtgcagaaggagcgacgtacgacagatgaacgACGGCACGCTCGTCATTCGCGGAGAGAAGGCTCCGTCGCGAAAtataggcggtgttggttttgttgtgcatctgtcatccatcttgtcgattctcacgaattcctgtcacctcgtctggccattcttcgcctccgcatTTTGCGCCAGAAACCCATCAGTagcatcaactgctactcaccaacgttagcagctgatgaatccgaattggaggcgttttacgaggagctggaggaagtgatgCGCAACGAGAAgaccttctacaaattcgttgtcggagacttcaacgcaaaactaggaaaggctacagaagaggaatataGAATTGGAAGATTTGAACTAGGGGACCTAAATGTGCGACTCGTGcagagatcgaccacatactcaccaaccggaggtgatGTCCATTTGACTTCTCAGTAG
- a CDS encoding hypothetical protein (NECATOR_CHRX.G25647.T1): protein MRGLTCDNMGVKVDGQHLHHLRFADDIVLISTSINQAERMLAEFDETCRKVGLQLNIDKTMLMFMRNGRVSDAPFTLIVKNISECSSYVYLGWEINMMNDLTSELGRRKRAAWGAFKSIEDVVKKTKNVLLRAHLLNTTVFPALTYA from the coding sequence atgcgaggattgACATGCgataacatgggagtgaaagttgacggccagcatttacaccatctacgtttcgctgatgacatcgttcttataTCAACAAGCATCAATCAAGCGGAAcggatgctggccgaatttgatgaaacgtgtagaAAGGtgggtcttcagctgaacatAGACAAGACTATGTTGATGTTTATGAGGAACGGAagggtttctgatgccccattcacgctcatcGTAAAGAACAtttccgaatgctccagctatgtatatctaggttgggaaatcaacatgatgaacgacctgacctccgagctgggcagaaggaaacgagcggcttggggagcattcaagagcatcgaggatgtagtgaagaagactaaAAACGTCCTGCTCCGTGCTCACTTACTCAACACTACCgtttttcctgctttgacttacGCTTAA
- a CDS encoding hypothetical protein (NECATOR_CHRX.G25642.T1), which translates to MSEVSNSFSAWETLPKDEPPLCIAVRRPESPPRHYEAVSFLNGGGNFLYWKPVAFGVLRLLYLRVNCQDSPPSWQSVAGGSLIHIADESELEAFYEELEEVMRNEKTFYKFVVGDFNAKLGKATEEEYRIGRFELGDLNVRLVQRSTTYSPTGVVLITVSFVRKYDLATRWKRTSAISKEGEKKKRRLRIRGLLVPRKNDPRPVEDLENVLIHKKGDLRNYLSINILSDMLSERVIQELNEAGKKIGLRINRKNTQFIKNAYCEDGGLPLEGSQIVETSSYVYLGCSMHMESDLKEELNRRAAWAAFAAVREATDQLTDQDLRAHLFVSTVLPSLCYAAETWADTAASSRKPLTTHRALERCFLKFNLHIQHLARLRSSDLRGMSRLRDPAEYISKAKHRWAGHIMRRIDDRWTKRTLEWIPRDSKRPRGRPPTRWGDVFATRMDQLRAQLDTALGPRQHHSRNLRTFWLTMARERSEWKRCWGPHVQ; encoded by the exons atgtcggaagTGTCGAACTCTTTCTcggcttgggagaccctgccgaaGGACGAACCTCctctgtgcatcgcagttcgacgcccagagtcacctccacgccactatgaggcg GTTTCTTTCCTAAATGGTGGTGGAAATTTCTTGTATTGGAAACCAGTTGCTTTTGGTGTACTAAGACTACTGTACCTAAGAGTAAACTGccaagattcaccaccgtcttggcaaagtGTCGCAGGTGGCTCgttgatccatatag ctgatgaatccgaattggaggcgttttacgaggagctggaggaagtgatgCGCAACGAGAAgaccttctacaaattcgttgtcggagacttcaacgcaaaactaggaaaggctacagaagaggaatataGAATTGGAAGATTTGAACTAGGGGACCTAAATGTGCGACTCGTGcagagatcgaccacatactcaccaaccggag tggttctgatcaccgtctccttcgtacgaaaatacgacttagccacacgatggaaaagaacatctgctatcagcaaggaaggagaaaagaagaaaagacgaTTGCGTattcgaggactccttgtcccaag AAAGAatgatcccagaccagtggaagacctcgaaaacgttcttatccataagaaaggtgaccttcggaactacttATCTATCAATATACTATCCGATATGCTgtctgagcgtgttatacaag aactgaacgaagcagggaagaaaataggactgcgaataaacagaaagaatacACAGTTCAtaaagaacgcctactgcgaagACGGAGGACTACCACTTGAAGggtcccaaatcgtggaaacttcgtcatacgtatacctcggatgTTCTATGCACATGGAAagcgacttgaaggaagaacttaATAgaagagcagcatgggcagcattcgcagccgtcagggaagctacggaccaactcacggaccaagatcttcgtgcccatctgttcgtctcgacagtccttccatcgctctgttacgcagcggagacgtgggcagacaccgcggcctcGTCTAGGAAGccacttactacccacagagcccttgagagatgttttctgaagtttaacctgCACATACAACACCTAGCccgtcttcgcagctccgacttaagagggatgtcccgtcttcgcgatccagcggaatatatatcgaaagcaaagcatagatgggccggtcacattatgagaagaatcgacgatagatggaccaAAAGGAcactagagtggatcccaagagattctaaacgccctcgaggaagaccgccaacgagatggggtgatgtgttcgctacacggatggatcagctgagagctcaACTGGATACGGCTTTAGGACCTCGCCAAcatcactcacgaaacttgagaacattttgGCTGACAATGGCAAGGGAACGAagcgagtggaagagatgctggggcccgcacgtccaatga
- a CDS encoding hypothetical protein (NECATOR_CHRX.G25646.T1), translating into MEKVIHGLFSDLFDSHVHLSPHHLREDGHVIPKVLPSEVRHAIMSVKNITSRGPDRIKPEHLKYLPPVLINTLARLFTRYLSECKVPKQWKTSKTLLLYKNGDPQEIGNYRPICLPSAIYKLFTKLILNKIERTLGEGQSCEHTVYRKRFTTIDHIHTASQLIKVTREYKIPLCFTFIDSKKAFDTVETKAVMEALDDQSTLFHT; encoded by the coding sequence atggaaaAGGTCATTCATGGCCTCTtctcagatctcttcgacagccacgtccacttgTCTCCTCACCAtttgagggaagatggacatgtcattccaaaggtcctcccttccgaagtccgacatgccatcatgtcggtaaAGAATATTACTTCACGCGGCCCCGACAGAATCaagcctgaacatctgaagtacctaccgccagtcctcatcaacacacttGCCaggctcttcactcgttatctgtcggaatgcaaggttcctaaacaatggaaaaccagcaagacccTGCTCTTGTATAAGAATGGAGACCCACAAGaaatcggcaactatcgcccaatctgcttaccgTCTgccatctacaagctcttcacaaaatTAATCTTAAACaagatagaaagaacattaggTGAAGGACAGTCATGCGAGCACACAGTGTATCGAAAAAGGTTCactacgattgaccacatacacacGGCTTCACAACTCATAAAAGTaacgcgagagtacaagataccGCTGTGtttcactttcatcgattcgaagaaagcctttgatacagttgagaccaaagcggtcatggaggccttggaTGATCAAAGCACCCTATTTCATACATAA
- a CDS encoding hypothetical protein (NECATOR_CHRX.G25640.T1), which translates to MAICTYNARTLASEAAIEDLMIQAKKIKYDVIGLTETRRRHPLNAVYETGEELFLGTCDSRGVGGVGVLVNTSMAKNIDSFEQLTTRIGRLRMRRCGPIPALTIFVVYAPTSSYEEEEVEAFYMDLEKFYQEDHAFYKVIVGDFNAKVGPRRTPEELHIGTHGLQWNDQGERLSEFIMTTKTIHGNSQFQKPSSLRWTWESPGGGYRNEIDHIIVNKRFCLTDVGVVPKFYTGSDHRLLRGRFSFTRRAEKAATFRERNPRTTINWDLFATLAGFWEDSAMDNIDEEYDRLVEHLHDCAKKAESFKTTKRRLSLETLELIRQRGAARAAGNQELTSELARLCREAIKEDLKERRAEVLAEAAEAGKSIRYARRDFASRKTRMTALRNPKGTAIASRRGMEKIIYDFYSDLFDSHVHLPPHHLREDGQVIPEVLPSEIRHAIMSVRNRTAPGPDRIRPEHLKSLPPVLINTLARLFTRYLSECKVPNQWKTSKTVLLYKKGDPHDIGNYRPICLLSVIYKLFTRVILNRIERVLDEGQPCEQAGFRKGFSTIDHIHTVSKLIEVSREYKMPLCLTFIDLKKAFDSVETEAVVEALDNQGVPTQYIKVLRELHSNFTTGISPFYKNIIIDVKRGVRQGDTISPKIFTATLENAMRKLEWDDMGVKVDGRQLHHLRFADDIVLVTPSISQAERMLTEFDETCGCIGLQLNLQKTMFMRNGWVSDAPFTLNGTNISECTSYVYLGRELNMMNDLTPELGRRRRAAWGAYKSIEDVVKKTRNTRLRAHLFNTTVLPALTYASETWAFRKQEENAVSVIESAIERVMLGVSRFTQVRDGIRSSLLRQRSKIRDAAAFAKESKIRWAGHVMRFNDNRWTRAVSDWVPRDIKRTTGRPPTRWSDFFTKSLKEKYDALRVPRERRNHWATLARDRDKWKNYWRPLDQFEDQRESR; encoded by the coding sequence atggcgatctgtacttataacgcacgtacgcttgcatcggaagcggccatcgaagatctgatgatacaagccaagaagatcaagtacgacgtcatcggactgaccgagacgagacgacgtcaccctctcaacgccgtatatgaaactggagaagaactgttcttaggaacatgcgacagtagaggtgttggtggagttggcgtcctcgtcaacacgagtatggcaaagaacatcgactcttttgaacaacttacgacccgaatcggacgtctgcggatgagaagatgtggcccaataccagctttgactatcttcgtcgtttacgctccaacatcaagctacgaagaagaagaagtcgaagctttctatatggacctggagaagttctaccaagaagatcatgccttctacaaggtcatagttggcgatttcaacgctaaggttggcccaagaagaacgccggaggaacttcacatcgggacccacggcctacaatggaatgaccagggagagaggctctccgagttcatcatgacgactaagaccatccatgggaactcgcaatttcagaagccctcttctttacgctggacgtgggagtcacccggtggagggtaccgtaatgaaatagaccacatcatcgtcaataaaaggttctgcctgacggacgtcggtgttgtaccaaagttctacacgggatcggaccatcgcctcctccgaggaagattttccttcacaaggagagcagagaaagccgccacgttcagagagagaaatcccaggactaccatcaactgggatctcttcgctacgctagccggcttttgggaagattccgcaatggacaacatcgacgaggaatatgaccggcttgtcgaacaccttcacgactgcgcgaagaaggctgagagttttaaaaccaccaagaggcgcctgtctcttgaaactcttgagctgatacgccagcgtggagcagcacgagccgcagggaaccaagaactcacgtccgagctcgcaaggctttgccgagaggcgataaaggaagaccttaaagagagaagagcagaagtgctggctgaagctgcagaggcggggaaaagcatccgctatgcccgtcgagacttcgccagtcgcaagacgaggatgactgctctccggaacccaaagggaacagccattgcatcgagaagggggatggagaaaatcatctacgacttctactctgatctcttcgacagccatgtccacttgcctcctcaccatctgagggaagatggacaagtcattccagaggttctcccgtccgaaatacgacatgctatcatgtcggtaagaaatcgtacggcacccggtcccgacagaataagaccagaacacctgaagagccttccgccagtactcatcaacaccctggcgaggctctttacacgttatctgtcggaatgcaaggttcctaaccagtggaagaccagcaagaccgtgttgttgtataaaaagggagatccacatgacatcggcaactatcgcccaatctgcctactgtccgtcatctacaagctctttacaagagtaatccttaataggattgaaagagtcttggatgaaggacagccatgcgagcaagcagggtttcgaaaaggattcagcacgattgaccacattcacactgtttcgaaactcatcgaggtatcacgagagtacaagatgccgctctgtctcaccttcatcgacttaaagaaggctttcgattcggttgagacggaagcggtcgtggaagccttggacaaccaaggcgtccctactcaatatataaaggtacttcgagagttgcacagtaacttcacgaccggaatttcgccattctacaagaacatcatcattgacgtgaagaggggggtccgacagggtgatacaatttcacccaaaatattcacagccaccctcgagaacgcaatgcgaaagttggaatgggacgacatgggagtgaaggttgatggtcggcagctacaccatttgcgctttgctgatgacatcgtactggtaacacctagcatcagccaagcggaacgaatgctgaccgaatttgacgaaacatgtggatgcatcggtcttcagctgaatctacaaaagacgatgttcatgcggaacggatgggtctcggatgccccattcacgctcaacggaacgaacatatccgagtgcaccagctacgtttatctgggtcgggaactgaacatgatgaacgacctgacccccgagctgggcaggaggagacgagcggcttggggagcgtacaagagcatcgaggatgtagtgaagaagaccaggaacacccggctccgtgctcacctcttcaacaccaccgtacttcctgctttgacctatgcttcggaaacctgggcatttcgcaagcaggaagaaaacgcggtgagcgtcattgaaagcgcaattgagagagtgatgctaggagtatcccgtttcacgcaagtgagggacgggattcgaagttctctcctacgtcagcgatcgaagattagagacgccgccgcgtttgccaaggaaagtaaaataaggtgggccggacacgtgatgcgctttaatgacaaccgttggaccagagccgtgagcgactgggttccccgcgatattaagcgcactacaggaagaccgccgacccgatggtcagatttcttcacgaagtccttgaaagaaaaatatgatgctcttcgtgtcccacgcgaaaggaggaaccactgggctactctggcacgcgatcgggacaaatggaagaattactggcgcccgctcgaccagttcgaagatcaacgggagtcaaggtga